One stretch of Litoribrevibacter albus DNA includes these proteins:
- the glyQ gene encoding glycine--tRNA ligase subunit alpha, which produces MTKPAYQEPDVLTFQGLIAALQNFWSQQGCVINQPIDMEVGAGTFHTATFLRAIGPEKWNSAYVQPCRRPTDGRYGENPNRLQHYYQFQVVMKPSPSNIQELYLDSLRMMGIDPSIHDIRFVEDNWESPTLGAWGLGWEVWLNGMEVTQFTYFQQVGGLECYPVTGEITYGLERIAMYLQGVDSIFDLVWCYGPDGSKVTYGDVFHQNEVEMSAYNFEYADTDFMFKAFDQHEKDCARLIEAGLALPAYEQVLKASHTFNMLDARGAISVTERQGYILRVRTLARSVAEAYFNSRAELGFPLAEEGIRDEVLSKYQAAKAKEEAQQEKN; this is translated from the coding sequence GTGACCAAACCAGCGTATCAAGAACCAGATGTATTAACTTTCCAGGGCTTAATCGCCGCTCTACAAAATTTCTGGTCACAACAGGGCTGCGTTATTAACCAGCCTATCGACATGGAAGTTGGAGCGGGTACGTTCCACACAGCAACCTTCCTACGAGCCATTGGCCCGGAAAAGTGGAATTCAGCCTACGTCCAACCATGTCGTCGTCCGACCGATGGCCGTTATGGTGAAAACCCGAACCGTCTTCAACACTACTACCAGTTTCAGGTAGTGATGAAGCCGTCTCCAAGCAATATTCAAGAACTCTATTTGGATTCCCTTCGTATGATGGGCATTGACCCAAGTATCCACGACATTCGTTTTGTGGAAGATAACTGGGAATCTCCAACATTGGGTGCTTGGGGCTTAGGTTGGGAAGTTTGGTTGAACGGCATGGAAGTAACTCAGTTCACTTACTTCCAGCAAGTGGGTGGCTTGGAATGTTATCCGGTTACCGGTGAAATCACCTATGGTCTCGAGCGTATTGCGATGTACCTGCAAGGCGTTGACAGCATCTTCGACCTGGTTTGGTGTTATGGTCCAGACGGTTCAAAAGTGACTTACGGCGATGTCTTCCATCAAAACGAAGTGGAAATGTCAGCCTATAACTTTGAATACGCCGATACTGACTTCATGTTTAAAGCCTTCGATCAACACGAAAAAGACTGTGCTCGTTTGATTGAGGCCGGTCTTGCGCTTCCAGCTTACGAACAAGTATTGAAAGCCTCTCACACCTTCAACATGTTGGATGCTCGTGGCGCGATCTCTGTAACGGAACGTCAAGGTTATATTCTTCGCGTTCGTACGCTGGCTCGATCCGTGGCAGAAGCCTACTTTAATAGTCGTGCAGAGCTTGGCTTCCCATTAGCTGAAGAAGGCATTCGTGACGAAGTGCTTTCAAAGTATCAAGCGGCAAAAGCGAAAGAAGAAGCTCAACAGGAGAAAAACTAA